Proteins encoded within one genomic window of Elephas maximus indicus isolate mEleMax1 chromosome 21, mEleMax1 primary haplotype, whole genome shotgun sequence:
- the FAAP24 gene encoding Fanconi anemia core complex-associated protein 24, with protein sequence MSGRGSRAKSPMERTNADDTGPIHVPFGYVVASEKWRGSELAQGLQGKIKLLFEDCLTPVDFYLSSRSCVLYITEADLVAGNGYRKRLVRVRNSSNLQGIILVEKTQMSEQYFPAVQKFTVLDLGMVLLPVASQMEASRLIIQLVQEQTKEPSKNPFVRKKCTVLSEPSLLRTVQQIPGVGKVKAPLLLQKFPSIQELSNASIHELEQVVGQAVAQQIHTFFTQSR encoded by the exons ATGAGCGGACGCGGCTCCAG AGCAAAATCACCGATGGAAAGGACCAACGCTGATGACACAGGCCCCATACACGTGCCTTTTGGGTACGTTGTGGCCAGTGAGAAATGGCGTGGGTCCGAGCTGGCGCAGGGGTTGCAAG GGAAAATTAAACTCCTTTTTGAGGATTGCCTGACACCGGTAGATTTTTACTTGTCTAGCAGATCCTGCGTTCTTTATATCACGGAAGCCGATTTGGTGGCGGGAAATGGCTACAGAAAGAGGCTTGTTCGGGTTAGAAAT tcCAGTAATCTTCAAGGGATCATACTAGTTGAAAagacacagatgagtgagcaataCTTCCCAGCTGTACAGAAGTTTACTGTCCTGGACCTTGGGATGGTGTTGCTTCCAGTGGCCAGCCAGATGGAAGCATCCCGCCTCATTATCCAGTTA GTCCAAGAACAAACCAAAGAGCCCAGTAAGAACCCTTTTGTCAGGAAGAAATGCACTGTGCTCTCTGAGCCATCCCTTCTTCGAACTGTGCAGCAGATCCCAGGAGTGGGAAAAGTGAAAGCTCCCCTTCTGCTTCAGAAATTCCCAAGTATCCAGGAGTTAAGTAATGCATCCATCCACGAGCTGGAGCAAGTCGTTGGACAAGCAGTAGCACAGCAAATTCACACATTTTTCACACAGTCCAGGTGA
- the RHPN2 gene encoding rhophilin-2 isoform X2: MLKEELEGLNISVGVYQNTEQAFTIPLIPLGLKETKDVDFSVVLKDFILEHYSEDSYLHEDEIADLMDLRQACRTPSRDEAGVELLMSYFIQLGFVESRFFPPTRQMGILFTWYDSLTGVPVSQQNLLLEKASVLFNIGALYTQIGTRCNRQTQAGLESAMDAFQRAAGVLNYLKETFTHTPSYDMSPAMLSVLVKMMLAQAQECMFEKICLPGIQNEFFMLVKVAQEAAKVGEVYQQLHAAMSQAPVKENIPYSWASLACVKAHHYGALAHYFAAILLIDHQLKPGADEDHQEKCLSQLYDHMPEGLTPLATLKNGHQRRQLGKSHLRKAIVHHEESVREASLGTKLRNIEVLQEVLSVAHQRSRLKYSQHQEDDDLLTLIDAPDVVSKTEQEVGIIPLQFSKVTVTDFFQKLGPLSVFSANKRWTPPRSIHFTAEEGDLGFTLRGNSPVQVHFLDPYCSAALAGAKEGDYIVSIQDVDCKWLTVSEVMKLLKSFGKDNIEMKVVSLLDSTSSVHNKCATYSVGMQKTYSMICLAIDDDDKTGKTKKISKKLSFLSWGTNKNRQKSASTMCLPSVGVARPNVKKKLPSFSLLNTDSSLY, translated from the exons GCAGGCGTTTACAATTCCCCTGATTCCTCTCGGTCTGAAGGAAACAAAGGACGTTGACTTTTCAGTCGTTCTCAAG GATTTTATCCTGGAACACTACAGTGAAGATAGCTATTTACATGAAGATGAAATCGCCGATCTTATGGATCTGAGACAG GCTTGTCGGACGCCCAGCCGGGATGAGGCTGGTGTTGAACTGCTGATGAGTTACTTTATCCAGCTGGGTTTTGTGGAGAGCAGATTCTTCCCACCCACCAGACAGATGGGGATCTTGTTTACATG GTACGACTCCCTCACTGGAGTTCCGGTCAGCCAGCAGAACttgctactggagaaggccagcgTTCTGTTTAACATTGGAGCCCTCTATACACAGATTGGAACCCGGTGCAATCGGCAGACACAGGCTGGGCTGGAGAGTGCCATGGATGCCTTTCAGAGAGCTGCAG GGGTTTTAAACTACCTGAAAGAGACCTTTACTCATACTCCAAGTTACGACATGAGCCCTGCCATGCTCAGCGTGCTGGTCAAAATGATGCTcgcacaagcccaggaatgcatGTTTGAGAAAATCTGCCTTCCTGGGATCCAGAATGAGTTCTTCATGCTGGTGAAGGTGGCTCAAGAAGCTGCCAAG GTGGGGGAGGTCTACCAGCAGCTGCATGCAGCCATGAGCCAGGCACCGGTGAAGGAGAACATCCCCTACTCCTGGGCCAGCTTGGCCTGCGTGAAGGCCCACCACTATGGGGCCCTGGCTCACTACTTTGCCGCCATCCTCCTCATCGACCATCAGT TGAAGCCTGGCGCAGATGAGGACCACCAGGAGAAGTGCCTGTCCCAGCTCTATGACCATATGCCCGAGGGACTGACACCCTTGGCCACACTGAAAAATGGACACCAGCGCAGACAGCTGG GGAAATCGCATCTGCGCAAAGCCATTGTCCACCATGAGGAGTCCGTGAGGGAGGCCAGCCTGGGCACGAAGCTCCGCAACATTGAGGTGCTCCAGGAGGTGCTTTCCGTGGCGCATCAGCGCTCTCGGCTCAAGTATTCCCAGCACCAAGAGGACGATGACCTGCTGACCTTAATCGATGCTCCTGATGTTGTTT CTAAAACTGAGCAAGAAGTTGGAATTATACCACTGCAGTTCTCCAAGGTGACAGTAACAGACTTCTTCCAGAAGCTG GGCCCCCTATCTGTGTTTTCGGCTAACAAGAGATGGACGCCGCCTCGAAGCATTCATTTCACTGCAGAAGAAGGGGATTTGGGGTTCACCTTGAGAGGAAACTCTCCAGTTCAAGTTCACTTCCTGGATCCTTATTGCTCAGCTGCA CTGGCAGGAGCCAAGGAAGGAGATTATATTGTTTCTATTCAAGACGTGGATTGTAAGTGGCTGACAGTGAGTGAGGTTATGAAACTGCTCAAGAGCTTTGGCAAGGACAACATTGAGATGAAGGTGGTGAGCCTCCTGGACTCCACATCATCCGTG CATAATAAGTGTGCCACATACTCTGTGGGAATGCAGAAGACCTACTCCATGATCTGTCTGGccattgatgatgatgataaaactGGTAAAACCAAGAAAATCTCTAAAAAGCTCTCCTTCTTGAGTTGGGGCACCAACAAGAACAGGCAGAAGTCCGCCAGCACCATGTGCCTTCCATCTGTTGGGGTTGCGAGGCCTAATGTCAAGAAGAAACTCCCTTCTTTCAGCCTTCTCAACACCGACAGTTCTTTGTACTAA